The nucleotide window ACGGCGTCGGCGCGGCCCACGCCCCGCCGGCCCGGGTCGCGAACGCGCCGGCCCGGTCACTCCGTTTCCGGGGCCTGGGCCTGCCACCTCGGCGGTCAGGGGCCCCTGACGCCCCGCCAGGCGCTTCGCTTCGGCGGTCACCACGGCGGCCAGGTCGGCGCTCAGACTCTCCCGTACGGGATGCCCCAGGAGGAGCGCGGACCGGCCCTGGCCAACGCAGGTACGTGACCCCGAAGACTTCTGGGCCCCGGCGCCTGCGGCGACGCCCAGGCCGTGCCACCCAGCGGCAAGCCTGAAACGAGGACCGCCGTCCCGGCTTCGCGAACAGCGCGCTCGGGGCGGGCCCGGCGCAGGGCGGCGGCCTCGATCGCAGCAGCCTGGCGGCGGCACCGGGTCCAGGACCGCGACGCACTCCACGTGCGAGGTCATCGGGAAGATGCGCAACTGATCCCCGCGGGTCAAACCCCCAAGTCAGGCCCTGTTTTCAGGCCTTCCAGCCAGGCTCTACCAATCGATGGGCGTCACAAGATGCGCCTCGTTGTCCGGGCCGATCGCCCCGCCCACCTCGGGCACTCACCCACAGCGGCACCCCGTAGTGCACGAACGAGCGGGAAGCTGTCGCCGAACCGGGCGCCGCAGAAGGCCCGCTGCAGCTAGCCGATCACTGCCGCGCAGAAGCCGCGCCGGGAGCCGGGCGAGCTTCTGGAGCGCCCGGTGGCTTTAAGGCACCCGTAGGCGGTCACCGATCGGTGCATCCAGTCTCAAAGCTTGAACACAAATTACACACATCCCCTCTTCAATACTGGCCCCGATGGTCTAGATTGACCGTGCTTCAGCTGTTCGGACACGAGGCGACCAATAATGATCTATAGGTCCGGCGTTACGGAAAGCCAGTAGTCGCGTCCCCGGCGCCAGACGTGGGGGTGATCAATTCTTGGAGCCCGAGAGGGGGCCTTGGGTGCGGGGAGCACCCGAGGGTTCGACGGTTCACACACACCTCGAGGGTCTGGCAGGACATGCGGGTCTGCTGCCGCCAGGGCGGGTTGTTCAACTGGCTCTGAAATAGCCGGAATGTCATTCATGCACGGGGGGCGGGGGCCTTCCGGGGGGAGGACAGTACGGGGGGCGGGGGCCTCCCGAGGGGGAGCAACAGTGTTAGGCGAACACGTCGAACCACTGGGGACCTGGGGGGTTCTGTGCGGCAAGGGGAATTGGCCAGCCCGTTTCCATCGGCGCGCGGGCGTATGGCGAACGGGGCAATCAGCCGGCCCGCGATCGAATGGGAGCAGCGGTACCGCCGTACCGTGATCATCAGCGATACCGCGGCCACCGCTTTCGTGGTGGCGGCGATCGGCAACTTCTTCGGGGCCCGGGACGCGGCCAACTGGCACGAGAAGTGGGGAATTCTCGCGTTCGGCACCGAGCTGCTGGTGCTGGGGTCGCTCGCGGTGAGCCGGGCATGGGCTCCGGCCGTGCTCGGCCAGGGAGCCGAGGAATTCCGCCGGCTCGGACGCTCACTGTTCATGGCGACCGTCGTACTGGCGCTCGGCGGGATCGCCCTCACCTCGCGCAACATCAAGCTCTGGATCTTCGTCGCGATTCCGGCGATCGCGCTGGTCACCATGACCATGCGGTACCTGCTGCGCCTCTCGCTGCACAAGCAGCGGAAGGAAGGGCGGTGCCTGAGACCGGTGCTCGCCGCCGGGAGCCCGGCCACCGTGCGCGACCTGATCACCCGGACCCGTAAGTTCCCCCACCTCGGCTGGCGGGTGGACGCGGTGTGCACGACGGACGGTCGCGGGCTCGACGATGACCAACTGGACGGAGTGCCGGTCGTCGGCCGGCTGGAGGACGTCGCCAAGCACGTCCGCCACGACGGCTACCGAGTCGTCGCAGTCACACCGGACCCGCACTGGTCACCGGACCGACTGCAGCGGCTGGCCTGGAACCTCGAAGGCAGCGACGCCGAGATGGTCGTGGCCCCCGTGCTGATGGAGGTGGCCGGGCCGCGGCTGCACGTCGACGCGGTGCTCGGGATCCCGCTGCTGCGGGTCAGCATGCCGACCTTCACCGGGGGCCGCCGGGCGGTCAAAGAGGTCGTCGACCGGATAGGCGCAACGATTCTGCTGATGCTGTTCGCGCCGCTGATGCTGATCGTCGGGCTGCTCGTGGTGGTGGACAGTCGGGGTGGGGCGTTCTACCGCCAGCGCAGGGTCGGCAAGGACGGCCTCGAGTTCACCATTCTCAAGTTCCGCACCATGGTCGCCGGGGCTGACGGGGCTCGGGCCGCGCTCGCCGGCCGCAACGAGGGCGCCGGCCCGCTGTTCAAGCTCCGCCGGGACCCGCGGGTGACCCGGGTGGGAACGATGCTGCGCCGGTACTCCCTCGACGAGCTCCCGCAGCTTTTCAACGTGCTCACCGGATCGATGTCGCTCGTCGGTCCGCGGCCTCCGTTGCCGGAGGAGTCCGCCGCGTACGGCCCGGACATCCGGCGACGGCTGCTGGTCAAGCCCGGACTCACCGGCCTGTGGCAGATCAGCGGACGCAGCGACCTGTCGTGGGAGGAGGCGGTCCGGCTGGACCTGCGGTACGTGGAGGACTGGTCGCTCGCCCTGGACACAGTGATCTTGTGGAAGACGCTGCGTGCGGTGCTCCATGGGCAGGGGGCCTACTGATGCGCGGGAGTCTGCAACTCAACGGTCCCGCCGACGCGCGGACCGCAGGCCCCAAGGGCCTGCCCTGGGGGAGGAACGGGTCATGAGGGTCAGCGTTTTCGGGCTCGGCTACGTGGGCTGTGTGTCGGCCGCGTGCCTGGCCAGCATGGGTCACGAGGTCATCGGGGTGGACGTGAACCAGGTGAAGGTCGACCTGGTCAACGACGGCAGGGCCCCGGTGGTCGAGGAGCGGATCGGCGAGCTCATCGCCGACGTCGTGCGGACCGGAGCATTAAGCGCCACCGTTGACGTCCGCGAGGCGATCATGGGCAGTGAGGTGTCGCTGGTCTGCGTGGGCACGCCGTCGGAGCCCAACGGCAGCCTGTGCACCACGTACTTGGAGCGGGTCACCGAGCAGATCGGCGCCGCGCTGGCCGAGCGGGGCGGGCGGCACACCGTCGTGTTCCGTAGCACCATGCTCCCGGGCACCTGCCTGAACCTGCTGGTACCGATCCTGGAGAAGTACGTCGGCGGCACGGCCGGGGTGGACATCGGGGTCGCGGTCAACCCGGAGTTCCTGCGCGAGGGCACGAGCGTGCGGGACTTCTTCGACCCGCCCAAGACCGTCATCGGCGAGCTCGACCCGGTAAGCGGCGACGCGGTGCTGGCGCTGTACGACGGCCTGCCCGGCGAGGTGTTCCGGGTGCCGATCCCGACGGCCGAGGCGATCAAATACGCGGACAACGCGTTCCACGGCCTCAAGATCGGCTTCGCGAACGAGCTGGGCGCTGTGTGCCAGGCGCTCGGGGTGGACTCGCACCAGGTGATGGACGTGTTCCTGGCCGACCGCAAGCTGAACATCAGCCCCGCCTACCTGCGGCCCGGCTTCGCCTTCGGCGGCTCCTGCCTGCCCAAGGACCTGCGCAGCCTGGTCCACGCGGCGCAGCGGGCCGACGTCTCGGTGCCCATCCTCGCCCATGTGCTGCCCTCCAACTCCGACCATCTGCAGCGCGCGGTGGAGCTGGTCGAGCGCACCGGCAAGCGCCGGGCGGGCCTGTTCGGGCTGTCCTTCAAACCCGGCACCGACGACCTCCGCGAGAGCCCGCTCGTCGAGCTGGCGGAGAGGCTCTACGGCAAGGGGTACGACCTGAAGATCTACGACGCCAATGTGAGCCTCTCCCGGCTGCTCGGCGCGAACCGCGAGTACATCGAGACCCGGCTGCCGCACCTCGCGCAGCTGCTCGCGGACTCCGTGGACGAGGTGCTCGAACACGCCGAGGTGGTCCTGGTCGGAACCAGGGATCCGGCCGTGCTGTCGGCGCTGCCCCATGGCGACGACGGCCCGGTGATAGTCGACCTCATCCACCTTCCCGACGCCGAGGCGCGCCGGGCCGAACCGGGGTACATAGGCCTTGCCTGGTGACACGACGAGCGACGACCGGCCGGGCCGGCGCGCGCTGATTCTGGTGGAGAACCTGTCGGTGCCGTTCGACCGGCGGGTGTGGCAGGAGTGCACGACGCTGCGCGACGCGGGCTGGAAGGTGCACGTCATCTGTCCCCGGGGGACCAAGCGGGACACGGAGGCGGAGGCGGAGATCGACGGGGTGCGGATACACCGCTACCCGTTGCGCGCGGCCACCGGAGGGCCGGCCGGCTACCTGCGGGAGTACGGATCGGCGTTGTGGCACACGGTCCGGCTGGCCCGGAAGGTCGGCCCGGTCGACGTGGTCCATGCCTGCAACCCGCCCGACCTGCTGTTCCTGCCGGCACTGTGGCTGAAGCGGCGCGGAGCGCGGTTCGTCTTCGACCAGCACGACCTGGTACCCGAGCTGTACCTCTCCCGGTTCGGCCGCGGCGAAGATCTGCTCTACCGCGCCGTGTGCGCGCTGGAACGGCTGACCTACCGGGCCGCGGACGTCGTGCTCGCCACGAACGAGAGCTACCGGGACGTCGCGGTGCGCCGTGGCGGCCGGCGGCCGGCGGACGTTTTCGTGGTGCGCAGCGCGCCCGACATCGAACGGTTCCAACCGGTACCGGCCGAGCCGGAGCTGAAGCGCGGCAAGCCTCATCTGCTGTGCTACCTCGGCGTCATGGGCCCGCAGGACGGCGTCGACTACGCCTTGCGGGCCCTGGCGAAGCTGCGCGACGAGTTCGGGCGGACCGACTGGCATGCGGTGTTCGTCGGCGCCGGCGACGCCTTCGACGCGATGGTGGAACTGTCCCGGAAGCTCGGGCTCTCCGAGCAGGTGCAGTTCACCGGGCGCATTCCGGACGCCGACCTGGTGCGCTACCTGTCCACCGCGGATGTGTGCCTCTCCCCCGACCCGCGCAATCCGCTCAACGACGTGTCGACCATGAACAAGGTCCTGGAGTACATGGCGATGGGCCGGCCGATCGTCTCGTTCGACCTCCGGGAGGCGCGAGTCTCCGCCGGTGACGCCGCCGACTACGCGCCCGCCAACGACGAGGCCGAGTTCGCCAAGCTCATCGCGCTGCTGCTGGACGATCCGGAGAAGCGGGCCCGGATGGGCAAGATCGGCCAGGAGCGGATCAGCGGG belongs to Streptomyces graminofaciens and includes:
- a CDS encoding nucleotide sugar dehydrogenase, with translation MRVSVFGLGYVGCVSAACLASMGHEVIGVDVNQVKVDLVNDGRAPVVEERIGELIADVVRTGALSATVDVREAIMGSEVSLVCVGTPSEPNGSLCTTYLERVTEQIGAALAERGGRHTVVFRSTMLPGTCLNLLVPILEKYVGGTAGVDIGVAVNPEFLREGTSVRDFFDPPKTVIGELDPVSGDAVLALYDGLPGEVFRVPIPTAEAIKYADNAFHGLKIGFANELGAVCQALGVDSHQVMDVFLADRKLNISPAYLRPGFAFGGSCLPKDLRSLVHAAQRADVSVPILAHVLPSNSDHLQRAVELVERTGKRRAGLFGLSFKPGTDDLRESPLVELAERLYGKGYDLKIYDANVSLSRLLGANREYIETRLPHLAQLLADSVDEVLEHAEVVLVGTRDPAVLSALPHGDDGPVIVDLIHLPDAEARRAEPGYIGLAW
- a CDS encoding glycosyltransferase family 4 protein; this encodes MPGDTTSDDRPGRRALILVENLSVPFDRRVWQECTTLRDAGWKVHVICPRGTKRDTEAEAEIDGVRIHRYPLRAATGGPAGYLREYGSALWHTVRLARKVGPVDVVHACNPPDLLFLPALWLKRRGARFVFDQHDLVPELYLSRFGRGEDLLYRAVCALERLTYRAADVVLATNESYRDVAVRRGGRRPADVFVVRSAPDIERFQPVPAEPELKRGKPHLLCYLGVMGPQDGVDYALRALAKLRDEFGRTDWHAVFVGAGDAFDAMVELSRKLGLSEQVQFTGRIPDADLVRYLSTADVCLSPDPRNPLNDVSTMNKVLEYMAMGRPIVSFDLREARVSAGDAADYAPANDEAEFAKLIALLLDDPEKRARMGKIGQERISGALSWRNSQRSLLAAYAAACRDDSPVSAGHPNRVRKRPRR
- a CDS encoding sugar transferase: MRQGELASPFPSARGRMANGAISRPAIEWEQRYRRTVIISDTAATAFVVAAIGNFFGARDAANWHEKWGILAFGTELLVLGSLAVSRAWAPAVLGQGAEEFRRLGRSLFMATVVLALGGIALTSRNIKLWIFVAIPAIALVTMTMRYLLRLSLHKQRKEGRCLRPVLAAGSPATVRDLITRTRKFPHLGWRVDAVCTTDGRGLDDDQLDGVPVVGRLEDVAKHVRHDGYRVVAVTPDPHWSPDRLQRLAWNLEGSDAEMVVAPVLMEVAGPRLHVDAVLGIPLLRVSMPTFTGGRRAVKEVVDRIGATILLMLFAPLMLIVGLLVVVDSRGGAFYRQRRVGKDGLEFTILKFRTMVAGADGARAALAGRNEGAGPLFKLRRDPRVTRVGTMLRRYSLDELPQLFNVLTGSMSLVGPRPPLPEESAAYGPDIRRRLLVKPGLTGLWQISGRSDLSWEEAVRLDLRYVEDWSLALDTVILWKTLRAVLHGQGAY